Proteins co-encoded in one Quercus robur chromosome 8, dhQueRobu3.1, whole genome shotgun sequence genomic window:
- the LOC126696131 gene encoding protein argonaute 1-like → MHIDLTFTLELVEELGRLKLANALAEAVDIDTQAPVRGGQCGGSRGGGHRGGGQAGRSRTNESAPIYEEGNEEVVEEAWLGTDWGTVPAHTTSYGASTDFEGPPRMSPPVFSGSAHDGGCIFVPTPGMPTPPLVHVDPTMSAPSQTAHGEAVQIEQIPAEDIEPVEALRRSRRPRAHAPDCGTGDGKIRPVRAYGRKRKDH, encoded by the exons ATGCACATTGACCTTACATTTACACTAGAGCTTGTGGAGGAGCTAGGCCGACTTAAATTGGCGAATGCGCTTGCAGAAGCAGTTGACATTGATACACAGGCCCCAGTTCGTGGCGGGCAATGTGGTGGGTCTCGTGGGGGTGGACATCGTGGAGGTGGTCAAGCTGGTCGCAGCCGTACGAACGAGTCGGCTCCCATCTACGAGGAAGGTAATGAGGAGGTTGTAGAAGAGGCATGGCTTGGCACTGATTGG GGCACTGTTCCAGCCCACACTACATCCTATGGTGCTAGCACGGACTTTGAGGGCCCTCCTCGTATGTCGCCCCCAGTTTTCAGTGGATCTGCCCATGATGGTGGATGCATATTTGTCCCCACACCAGGCATGCCCACCCCACCTCTAGTGCATGTGGACCCCACCATGTCAGCTCCATCTCAAACCGCCCACGGAGAGGCTGTACAGATTGAGCAGATACCAGCTGAGGACATTGAGCCGGTGGAGGCTTTGCGGAGATCGCGACGCCCGCGTGCGCATGCTCCCGATTGCGGGACCGGTGATG GTAAGATTAGACCTGTCAGGGCATATGGGCGGAAACGAAAAGATCATTAA